In Eupeodes corollae chromosome 3, idEupCoro1.1, whole genome shotgun sequence, a single genomic region encodes these proteins:
- the LOC129951032 gene encoding 40S ribosomal protein S19a-like, producing the protein MPGVTVKDIDQHAVVKHVAVFLKKTGKLKVPEQMDIIKIVKFKEISPYNPDWFFIRCASILRHLYHRSPASVGYTTKIYGGRKRNVLHPSHFCRSADGCARKALQALEHARLIEKHPDGGRKLTSIGQRDLDRIANQIVVKQRETRKETGPIVISK; encoded by the coding sequence ATGCCTGGCGTAACAGTTAAGGATATTGATCAACATGCTGTTGTAAAACATGTCGCCGTCTTCTTGAAGAAGACTGGCAAGCTAAAGGTTCCTGAACAAATGGACATCATTAAGATTGTAAAGTTCAAGGAAATTTCGCCTTATAACCCCGATTGGTTCTTCATTCGTTGTGCGTCGATCCTTCGTCACTTGTATCACCGCAGTCCAGCTAGTGTTGGTTATACAACTAAGATCTATGGTGGCCGTAAGCGCAACGTTTTGCATCCATCCCACTTCTGTCGTTCTGCCGATGGATGTGCAAGAAAAGCTTTGCAAGCATTGGAACATGCCCGCTTAATCGAAAAGCACCCTGATGGTGGCCGCAAGCTTACATCCATTGGACAACGTGATTTGGATCGTATCGCAAACCAAATTGTAGTTAAGCAAAGAGAAACCCGTAAGGAAACCGGTCCAATCGTGATTTCTAAGTAA